The Pseudomonas asiatica genome has a segment encoding these proteins:
- a CDS encoding S8 family serine peptidase, whose translation MVSEPISNETLKIEITPATESRRDLQGQDDIRNDVSSGYVNRRLTHSIAFTDSTLDNTDFTSAQLGSLATGGIRPGEIQLDPNVRPNQHLAQFYREGSEQPDFSLRNAVVLNGLAAMTTVNTFVDPLLLDLSGQGVGLAGIEDGVLFDVDNSGTLRRTGWADRVTGMLVHDKGTGQVSNISQLFSEYYGGKAGSDGNSGETPFKDGFAALASVDANADGAINVEDAVWAQLKVWVDGNHDGRADAGELKALKEHGISQIKLGQVEPVGEARQGNQVLSRSAFTINGEDREVLAVKFLADTVGNRIEAQGGGTVLTSSSGPTSRRAYISQSPQGSTLDAAALGVDTLYGAAGDDVLTAAPGGSWLVGGAGSNTYRGGAGDDVFVISASDDWANMHGNGGRDTALIVGEQGVGLNMAKAGLTIAQGGRGRDIIASGGQRGVFIKGGSGDSLLIGGGGDDVLVGGSGRNDIIGGTGKSVIYAGPNGDRIQASAGGSIIYAGGGADRITGGAADDVIEAGRGDATIDGGAGTNLVSLHGAHDEYLITRTESGHQITDTVTGRDGRLTLSNIQKLSFADIAAIDLLGAGAMPIGDRLSPEQLATFTTTDTALIVPATALLANDQPFNSSGPLRIASVSTGKGATVRLNEQGDVEVTPLPGHDGDVSFRYDLVDAAGNASMSVTEVGSGASAPLRATVTLRHERSPGDPLSGRQWYLDEIDVAPVWRDFTGKGVRIGQFEPGGEFAVAPEIFDIEHPDLKANIDPIWLQTQRTNGTLAALASNHATQVAGVMVGARNDQGGIGIAYDAKIGGHYLANKGDDLTNLGQMVNYDIANNSWGFKKDFALGNVPEGKVDTALALAFSTTLAATNGRGGLGTIVVASGGNQRDKGGSAQGSLTNNNRHAIEVAAINAKADLSVLQAATAPFSNPGSSLLVAAPGSHVLSTGVSLEAERGASVGSAYSTTQGTSFAAPIVSGVVALMLQANLGLGYRDVQQILALSARKVDDASTQWAYNAGRNWNGGGMHTSHDYGFGMVDARAAVRLAESWGSQATKANERVLTAASEPLAHQVAAGQVATLSLTLPADVLVEHVEVDIHSMVGRLGDMTLTLVSPGGTRSVLLDRTGKAPGSGDDDLGDSRSGAFKYGFMSTHHRAERSAGEWKLEVRNADAGLPLTLDRWTLRLVGSPGTIDDTYYFTDDYANLVAENAGRALLDDAISGTAGGRNTLNAAAVSRSISVDLASGSANIAGVALTIASGSVQNLISGDGDDTLIAGPAGALLDGGRGYNLLKGGEGTDRYVIHRRAAGNDVLEHFETSREVIDLVGFGGLGFADLQMRQDGNAAVLDLGDGQKLTLADKPIAELQPANFRFLDAFTAAPGYFEGNPEVQTSPPANANVLLTGGADGVSLASDESGQLVASLTGTIYAPPTVAPSVFLVTKQEGVSDYKNTLRGFRHGIDKIDLSQVGISRFEDLQVSKVERFMLNDFAQIHGVAVDTQAVPGQEGIVNILYLDALEVAQVTAEDFIFAQPAIVTSEMVAMSEALALSAGASLFAVEHSLPSLGNLVDAMAAFAPEPAGSALIGDMSAQRIDSTIAVAA comes from the coding sequence ATGGTCTCTGAGCCTATTTCAAATGAAACGCTCAAAATCGAAATTACCCCCGCAACTGAATCCCGTCGCGACCTCCAAGGCCAAGACGACATCCGCAACGACGTCTCCAGCGGCTACGTCAACCGCCGCCTGACCCACAGCATCGCTTTCACCGACAGCACCCTCGACAACACCGACTTCACCTCCGCCCAGTTGGGCAGCCTGGCCACCGGTGGTATCCGCCCCGGCGAGATCCAGCTCGACCCCAACGTGCGGCCGAACCAGCACCTCGCCCAGTTCTATCGGGAGGGTAGCGAACAGCCTGACTTCAGCCTGCGTAACGCAGTGGTGCTCAACGGGCTGGCGGCGATGACCACGGTGAACACCTTCGTCGACCCTCTGTTACTCGATCTGAGCGGGCAAGGTGTGGGCTTGGCCGGTATCGAGGACGGCGTGCTGTTCGATGTCGATAACAGCGGTACGTTACGTCGTACAGGCTGGGCAGATCGTGTGACCGGCATGCTGGTACATGACAAAGGCACCGGGCAGGTGAGCAACATCAGCCAACTGTTTTCCGAATACTACGGAGGCAAAGCCGGTAGCGATGGCAACTCCGGCGAAACACCGTTCAAAGATGGCTTCGCCGCCCTGGCAAGCGTGGACGCCAACGCCGATGGCGCTATCAACGTTGAAGATGCTGTCTGGGCACAATTGAAGGTTTGGGTCGATGGCAACCATGACGGGCGTGCCGATGCCGGAGAATTGAAGGCATTGAAGGAGCATGGCATCAGCCAAATCAAGCTCGGTCAGGTCGAGCCGGTGGGGGAAGCACGTCAGGGTAACCAGGTCCTCTCCCGCAGTGCATTCACCATCAATGGCGAGGACCGGGAAGTACTGGCGGTGAAGTTCCTCGCTGATACCGTCGGCAATCGGATCGAGGCCCAAGGGGGCGGTACGGTACTGACTTCATCAAGCGGGCCCACTTCGCGGCGGGCTTACATCAGCCAGAGTCCTCAAGGCAGCACTCTGGACGCCGCCGCGCTCGGCGTGGACACGCTGTACGGCGCCGCAGGCGATGATGTCTTGACCGCAGCCCCGGGTGGCAGCTGGCTGGTCGGCGGCGCTGGCAGCAATACCTATCGCGGCGGGGCGGGCGATGATGTATTCGTGATCAGTGCCAGTGACGACTGGGCGAACATGCACGGCAATGGCGGGCGTGACACGGCGCTGATCGTGGGGGAGCAGGGCGTTGGGCTGAACATGGCCAAGGCCGGGTTGACCATCGCGCAAGGAGGGCGGGGTAGGGACATCATCGCCAGCGGCGGTCAACGCGGAGTTTTCATCAAGGGCGGCTCGGGCGATAGCTTGCTGATCGGTGGCGGTGGCGACGATGTGCTTGTCGGTGGCAGCGGCCGCAACGACATCATTGGTGGTACCGGCAAGTCCGTTATCTACGCAGGCCCAAATGGTGATCGCATCCAGGCCTCGGCGGGCGGCAGCATTATTTACGCTGGTGGTGGCGCGGATCGGATTACGGGTGGGGCGGCCGATGACGTGATCGAAGCCGGTCGGGGCGATGCCACGATCGATGGAGGCGCGGGAACCAACTTGGTCAGCTTGCATGGTGCACACGACGAGTACCTGATCACGCGTACCGAATCGGGTCACCAGATCACCGACACCGTAACGGGGCGAGACGGCCGCCTGACCCTGAGCAACATCCAGAAGCTCAGCTTCGCCGATATTGCCGCTATCGATCTTCTCGGCGCGGGCGCCATGCCAATCGGCGACAGGCTGTCGCCTGAGCAACTGGCTACCTTCACCACCACTGACACCGCGCTGATAGTCCCTGCGACGGCGCTGCTGGCCAACGACCAGCCATTCAACAGCAGTGGGCCGTTGCGCATCGCGTCGGTCAGTACGGGCAAGGGCGCTACAGTGCGGCTGAACGAGCAGGGTGATGTGGAGGTCACGCCGTTGCCTGGCCATGACGGTGATGTCAGTTTCCGCTACGACCTGGTCGATGCGGCCGGCAACGCCTCCATGAGTGTTACCGAGGTGGGCAGCGGTGCATCGGCACCCTTGCGCGCGACGGTAACGTTGCGCCATGAGCGATCACCTGGTGACCCGCTCTCTGGGCGGCAGTGGTATCTGGACGAGATCGATGTCGCGCCAGTATGGCGTGACTTCACGGGCAAGGGCGTGAGGATCGGGCAGTTCGAGCCTGGCGGTGAATTTGCCGTCGCGCCGGAAATCTTCGATATCGAGCACCCCGATCTCAAGGCGAATATCGACCCCATCTGGCTGCAAACCCAACGTACCAATGGCACGCTGGCTGCCCTGGCGTCCAATCATGCCACCCAAGTGGCGGGTGTCATGGTTGGAGCGCGCAATGATCAAGGGGGAATCGGCATTGCATACGATGCGAAGATCGGCGGGCACTACCTGGCCAACAAAGGCGACGACCTGACCAACCTGGGGCAAATGGTCAACTACGACATTGCCAACAACAGTTGGGGGTTCAAAAAGGACTTCGCATTGGGGAATGTTCCGGAAGGCAAGGTCGATACCGCTCTGGCGCTCGCTTTCAGTACTACGCTTGCGGCCACCAATGGTCGTGGCGGGCTTGGCACCATCGTCGTCGCCTCTGGCGGCAACCAGCGCGACAAAGGTGGTAGTGCCCAGGGCTCGCTGACCAACAACAACCGCCACGCCATCGAAGTAGCGGCGATCAATGCAAAGGCAGACCTCTCGGTGCTGCAAGCTGCCACTGCACCCTTTTCCAACCCAGGTTCCAGCTTGCTGGTCGCCGCACCAGGAAGCCATGTGTTGTCCACTGGCGTCAGCCTTGAAGCGGAGCGCGGTGCATCGGTGGGCAGCGCCTATAGCACGACCCAAGGCACCAGTTTCGCTGCGCCGATTGTATCAGGCGTGGTGGCGTTGATGCTGCAGGCCAATCTGGGGCTCGGTTATCGGGACGTCCAGCAGATCCTCGCACTGTCTGCGCGCAAGGTGGATGACGCATCCACCCAATGGGCCTACAACGCAGGGCGCAACTGGAATGGCGGTGGCATGCACACCAGTCACGACTACGGTTTTGGTATGGTCGACGCCCGTGCGGCTGTGCGTCTTGCCGAGTCATGGGGTAGCCAGGCGACCAAGGCCAATGAACGGGTGCTGACCGCTGCCAGTGAGCCGCTTGCCCACCAAGTTGCGGCGGGGCAGGTCGCGACTTTGTCCTTGACCCTGCCGGCTGATGTGCTGGTGGAGCATGTGGAGGTCGATATCCATTCGATGGTGGGCCGTCTGGGTGACATGACGCTCACGCTGGTGTCGCCTGGCGGCACGAGGAGCGTGCTGCTCGATCGTACGGGCAAGGCACCGGGCTCCGGTGATGACGATCTGGGCGATTCGCGCTCAGGAGCGTTCAAATATGGGTTCATGTCGACCCATCATCGCGCAGAGCGCTCAGCAGGGGAGTGGAAACTCGAGGTGCGCAATGCCGATGCTGGTTTGCCGTTGACACTCGATCGCTGGACGTTGCGCCTCGTTGGCAGCCCCGGCACCATCGATGATACTTATTACTTCACCGATGACTATGCGAACCTGGTGGCAGAAAACGCCGGGCGAGCGCTGCTTGACGACGCAATCAGCGGCACCGCTGGCGGGCGTAATACGTTGAATGCGGCTGCGGTAAGTCGCAGTATTTCGGTGGATTTGGCCAGTGGCAGTGCCAATATCGCCGGAGTGGCGCTGACCATAGCCTCTGGTTCGGTGCAGAACCTCATCAGTGGCGACGGCGACGATACCTTGATCGCTGGGCCCGCCGGGGCATTACTGGATGGTGGCCGTGGATACAACCTGCTCAAGGGCGGGGAGGGTACTGACCGCTATGTTATCCACAGGCGTGCAGCCGGAAACGATGTACTCGAGCACTTCGAAACTTCGCGTGAAGTGATCGATCTGGTCGGTTTTGGTGGTTTAGGGTTTGCTGACCTGCAGATGCGACAGGACGGCAATGCGGCTGTGCTAGACCTTGGCGATGGGCAGAAGCTCACGCTTGCGGACAAACCGATCGCCGAACTGCAGCCAGCGAACTTTCGCTTCCTTGACGCATTCACTGCTGCGCCAGGTTACTTCGAGGGCAACCCTGAAGTGCAGACGTCGCCGCCTGCCAACGCGAATGTTCTGCTTACCGGTGGTGCAGATGGCGTGTCGCTTGCCAGCGACGAATCGGGGCAGTTGGTGGCTTCTCTGACAGGCACGATCTATGCCCCGCCAACGGTTGCGCCCAGCGTGTTCCTGGTGACAAAACAAGAAGGTGTGAGCGATTACAAGAACACCCTGCGGGGGTTCCGGCACGGTATCGACAAGATTGACCTCAGCCAGGTAGGCATCAGTCGCTTCGAGGATCTGCAGGTCAGCAAAGTCGAGCGCTTCATGCTAAATGACTTTGCACAGATTCATGGTGTGGCCGTTGATACCCAGGCAGTGCCGGGGCAGGAAGGTATCGTGAATATACTGTACCTGGATGCGCTCGAAGTTGCGCAAGTGACAGCGGAGGACTTCATCTTTGCGCAGCCGGCAATAGTCACCTCTGAAATGGTTGCCATGTCTGAGGCCTTGGCCCTTTCAGCGGGGGCATCTCTGTTTGCTGTCGAGCACTCGCTGCCGAGCCTGGGAAATCTTGTGGATGCAATGGCTGCGTTTGCCCCTGAGCCGGCTGGCTCTGCGCTGATCGGGGATATGTCGGCTCAACGCATCGACTCGACGATTGCCGTAGCGGCCTAG
- a CDS encoding HlyD family type I secretion periplasmic adaptor subunit, producing MSTAFKELFERYREAWRGAWRQRRRMDGPIHEPDELAFLPAALSLQETPVHPLPRYLQWSLLTFIGLALVWACIGEIDVVASAEGKIVPSGRSKLIQASEVAVVQAIHVVDGQTVRKGDALVELEGQLTEADVKRLGSELLAARIDQARASTLLSALDGDDAPASLAPLIPQATAAQQASAQRWLEGQYLELQATLEQADAEIGQRAAEIRSAQGRADALRQLLVITRQLTADYKLLFSESAVAKHTYLEKEQARLEQERELALQRSRIDELNAARLAAQHRRSGAIAQLRRAMLDLHGDAQRRIATLEQELNKAEQRHRLKVLTSPVDGTVQQLAIHTQGGVVTPAQTLMVIVPTGQPVEVEVKVENKDIGFVYPGQPVEVKVETFTFTKYGVVPGVVQSISHDAIEDERRGLVYSARVQLGKETLRIGEKDMPLTAGMSVRAEVIVDRRKVISYFLSPLQRHMNESLVER from the coding sequence ATGAGCACGGCCTTCAAGGAGCTTTTCGAGCGCTATCGGGAAGCGTGGCGAGGGGCCTGGCGACAGCGCCGACGCATGGATGGCCCCATCCATGAGCCGGATGAGCTGGCCTTTTTACCAGCGGCACTGTCCCTGCAGGAAACACCAGTACATCCCTTGCCGCGCTACCTGCAGTGGAGCCTGCTGACGTTCATCGGGCTGGCACTTGTCTGGGCTTGTATCGGTGAGATCGACGTCGTTGCCAGTGCCGAGGGCAAGATCGTACCCAGCGGCAGGAGCAAGCTGATCCAGGCCAGCGAGGTCGCGGTTGTGCAGGCGATCCACGTCGTCGATGGCCAGACAGTGCGCAAAGGCGATGCGTTGGTCGAGCTGGAAGGGCAGTTGACCGAGGCCGATGTAAAGCGCTTGGGCAGCGAACTGCTGGCGGCGCGGATCGACCAGGCACGAGCCAGCACACTGCTGAGTGCGCTGGACGGCGATGACGCGCCTGCTTCCCTGGCACCACTGATACCGCAGGCCACGGCCGCGCAGCAGGCAAGCGCGCAACGCTGGCTGGAAGGGCAGTACCTCGAGCTTCAGGCCACGTTGGAACAGGCTGATGCCGAAATCGGTCAACGCGCTGCCGAAATCCGTTCTGCCCAAGGCCGGGCTGACGCGCTCCGGCAACTGCTGGTTATCACCCGCCAACTGACGGCGGATTACAAGCTTTTGTTCAGTGAATCGGCCGTGGCCAAGCACACCTACCTGGAAAAGGAACAGGCCCGCCTGGAGCAAGAGCGCGAACTGGCACTCCAGCGCTCACGCATCGACGAGTTGAACGCTGCACGGCTTGCTGCTCAGCACCGTCGAAGCGGTGCCATTGCCCAGCTGCGCAGAGCCATGCTCGATCTTCACGGTGATGCGCAGCGGCGCATTGCAACCCTTGAACAAGAATTGAACAAGGCCGAGCAGCGCCATCGCCTCAAGGTTCTGACATCACCCGTTGACGGTACCGTCCAGCAACTGGCCATCCATACCCAAGGTGGTGTGGTTACGCCCGCGCAGACATTGATGGTCATTGTGCCAACGGGCCAGCCGGTGGAAGTGGAAGTGAAAGTCGAGAACAAGGATATCGGCTTTGTGTATCCGGGGCAGCCGGTGGAAGTGAAAGTCGAGACGTTCACGTTTACCAAGTACGGGGTTGTGCCTGGTGTAGTTCAGAGCATTTCACATGACGCCATTGAGGACGAGCGGCGGGGCTTGGTCTATAGCGCTCGGGTCCAATTGGGTAAGGAAACGTTGCGCATAGGGGAAAAGGATATGCCGTTGACAGCGGGAATGTCTGTGCGTGCGGAAGTAATTGTAGATAGGCGGAAAGTTATAAGTTATTTCCTGAGCCCGCTGCAGCGGCATATGAATGAAAGTCTAGTGGAGCGATAA
- a CDS encoding type I secretion system permease/ATPase: MPDLSYGCNTSAIESGLVCLITLARYHDIAVSAEQLQHDHAPAGERFSTGAILRAFQQLGLKAKHRSIDPNRLKHAPLPAIAVDTRGEYFIIARAEGEQVLVQAPGSRAPQALTLAELAMRWSGELILVRSDAQLPHGLSRFDLTWFIPAVVKYRRLFGEVLVVSLVIQILALLTPLFFQVVMDKVLVHRGLTTLDVIALGLLVVVLFETLLSGLRTYVAAHTASRIDVELGARLFRHLIDLPAAYFQARRVGDSVARVRELENIRSFLTNNSVTLLLDVVFTVVFIAVMFLYSGWLTLVVVGSLPLYFLVSLVVTPLLRARIDQSFQRGAENQAFLVEAVNGIDTLKSMAVEPQITRRWNNQLAAYVSASFKTQNLSNLANESVGLIGKLVTVATLWLGARLVIDGELTVGELIAFNMLAGRVSQPIIRLAQLWTSFQQTGVSIQRLGDILNTRTEVNQGKGTVLPALVGQIELDRVCFRYRPDGGEVVRDVSLKIAAGEVVGIVGRSGSGKSTLTRLIQRLYSPERGRVLLDGADLAVADVASLRRQIGVVLQENVLFRRTVRENIALGNPAAPLEEVIAAATLAGAHEFILELPDGYETLVGEHGASLSGGQRQRIAIARALFGNPRILIFDEATSALDYESERIIQQNMARICAQRTVIIIAHRLSAVRHADRIVVMERGQIIEQGPHDELVGKPQGTYAYLYRLQLGAAV, translated from the coding sequence GTGCCTGATTTGTCTTATGGGTGTAATACCAGCGCTATTGAAAGTGGGCTGGTCTGTCTGATCACGCTGGCGCGTTATCATGATATAGCCGTCTCTGCCGAGCAGTTGCAGCACGACCATGCACCAGCGGGTGAGCGATTCTCGACTGGCGCAATACTCCGGGCATTTCAGCAACTAGGTCTCAAGGCCAAGCATCGCAGCATCGATCCGAATCGGCTTAAGCATGCGCCATTGCCTGCCATAGCCGTGGATACGCGTGGTGAGTATTTCATCATTGCTCGCGCGGAAGGTGAGCAGGTTCTGGTGCAAGCCCCAGGTTCCCGTGCACCACAAGCGCTGACCTTGGCAGAACTTGCCATGCGCTGGTCGGGAGAACTCATTCTGGTTCGCTCCGATGCCCAGTTGCCGCATGGGCTGTCGCGTTTCGATCTGACCTGGTTCATTCCGGCCGTGGTGAAGTACAGGCGGCTATTTGGCGAAGTGCTTGTTGTCTCCTTGGTCATTCAGATATTGGCGTTGCTGACACCTCTGTTCTTCCAGGTGGTAATGGACAAAGTACTGGTGCATCGTGGGTTGACCACACTGGATGTTATCGCCCTGGGCTTGTTGGTCGTGGTTCTATTTGAAACATTGCTGAGTGGTTTGCGTACTTATGTGGCAGCTCATACAGCGTCAAGGATTGATGTCGAACTAGGTGCAAGACTGTTCAGGCACTTGATCGATCTTCCCGCCGCCTACTTTCAGGCCAGGCGAGTCGGTGACTCGGTTGCCCGAGTACGAGAACTGGAGAACATCAGAAGTTTCCTGACCAACAACAGTGTCACGCTGTTGCTGGATGTAGTGTTCACGGTGGTCTTCATCGCTGTCATGTTCCTTTATAGCGGCTGGTTGACGTTGGTGGTCGTCGGCTCATTGCCTTTATATTTTCTCGTATCCTTGGTCGTTACCCCACTGTTGCGGGCGCGGATCGATCAGAGTTTCCAGCGCGGCGCCGAGAATCAAGCATTTCTGGTGGAGGCGGTGAACGGCATCGATACGCTGAAGTCGATGGCCGTGGAACCGCAGATTACCCGGCGCTGGAACAATCAGTTGGCTGCTTATGTATCGGCCAGCTTCAAGACCCAGAACCTTTCCAACCTCGCGAATGAGAGCGTAGGCCTGATCGGCAAGCTGGTCACGGTCGCCACGTTGTGGCTGGGGGCTCGCCTGGTCATCGACGGCGAACTCACGGTGGGCGAACTGATCGCCTTCAACATGCTGGCAGGGCGCGTCTCGCAACCCATTATCCGGCTGGCTCAACTCTGGACCAGCTTCCAGCAGACAGGCGTATCGATTCAACGCCTGGGCGACATTCTCAACACCCGTACCGAGGTCAACCAGGGCAAGGGTACGGTGCTGCCAGCACTAGTCGGGCAGATCGAGCTCGATCGTGTGTGTTTTCGCTACCGGCCGGACGGGGGCGAAGTCGTGCGCGATGTCAGCCTGAAGATTGCTGCCGGAGAAGTGGTTGGCATTGTAGGTCGCTCGGGGTCAGGCAAGAGCACGCTGACACGCCTGATCCAGAGGTTGTACTCACCCGAGCGGGGGCGGGTATTGCTCGACGGTGCCGACTTGGCGGTAGCCGATGTGGCTTCACTGCGTCGGCAGATCGGTGTGGTGCTGCAGGAGAACGTGCTTTTTCGGCGCACCGTGCGCGAGAACATCGCCCTTGGCAACCCGGCGGCACCGCTTGAAGAGGTCATCGCCGCAGCGACGCTGGCGGGGGCCCACGAGTTCATCCTCGAATTGCCGGATGGCTATGAAACCTTGGTCGGCGAGCACGGTGCCAGCCTGTCAGGTGGCCAGCGACAGCGCATTGCCATCGCCCGGGCGCTGTTCGGCAACCCACGCATCCTGATTTTCGACGAGGCCACCAGTGCGCTGGACTATGAGTCCGAACGGATCATCCAGCAGAACATGGCGCGGATCTGCGCGCAGCGCACGGTGATCATAATTGCCCACCGGCTTTCGGCTGTACGTCACGCCGACCGTATCGTGGTCATGGAGCGCGGGCAGATCATCGAGCAAGGGCCTCATGACGAGTTGGTGGGCAAGCCACAAGGCACCTACGCCTATCTGTATCGGCTGCAACTTGGGGCTGCCGTATGA